A single Desulfovulcanus ferrireducens DNA region contains:
- a CDS encoding serine/threonine protein kinase, whose protein sequence is MKEVKELINRFQPNTYAGRCGKIYTDTSDFMRIGHGDVIKIGGKHYFVLRDEVERSFGLEDPKYWVKRCKLLETGERKLLKLVFYEKFFLNFEGTQILCYRSPRKEARILDLVRGDKRFMQGFSIDDTAGNRVRIIDLIRGKRLDIVVFDIQADHKTYFHEFLPEILEKFIDACEAIAFLHKHGEKHGDIRRDHLWEDSKTKQYRWIDFDYTFDFYENPFGLDIFGLGALLLYLVGKNYYTPQNLSDFDFSADILASLKQEDYLLLFRNRLANLGKLFPYIPKELNWMLLHFSCGSNVFYETVDEFLKDLRACVRLIK, encoded by the coding sequence ATGAAAGAAGTTAAGGAGCTTATAAATCGGTTTCAGCCAAATACTTATGCGGGCCGTTGCGGGAAGATATACACGGATACTTCCGATTTTATGCGCATTGGCCACGGCGATGTAATCAAAATCGGGGGGAAACATTATTTTGTCCTTCGAGATGAGGTCGAGCGCTCCTTTGGTCTTGAAGATCCAAAATATTGGGTCAAGCGGTGCAAACTCTTGGAAACAGGTGAGCGAAAACTTCTTAAACTCGTCTTTTATGAAAAATTTTTCTTAAACTTCGAGGGGACTCAAATACTTTGCTACAGGAGTCCGCGAAAAGAAGCCCGCATCTTAGACCTTGTCCGGGGTGATAAGCGCTTTATGCAAGGATTCTCTATCGACGATACCGCAGGAAATCGTGTACGGATTATAGATCTTATCAGAGGGAAAAGGCTGGATATAGTAGTATTCGACATCCAGGCTGATCATAAAACCTATTTTCATGAATTTTTGCCTGAAATTTTAGAGAAATTTATTGATGCATGCGAAGCCATAGCTTTTCTGCACAAGCATGGAGAAAAGCACGGCGACATCCGCAGAGATCACCTGTGGGAAGACTCAAAAACCAAGCAATACCGCTGGATAGACTTTGATTACACTTTTGACTTCTATGAAAACCCTTTTGGCCTGGATATCTTTGGGCTAGGCGCACTTTTGCTTTATTTAGTGGGGAAAAATTACTACACCCCCCAAAATCTGTCTGACTTTGACTTTTCAGCCGATATCCTCGCCTCACTGAAACAAGAAGATTACCTTCTTTTGTTCCGCAACAGACTGGCCAACTTGGGCAAGCTCTTTCCTTATATCCCCAAAGAGCTCAACTGGATGTTGCTGCATTTTTCTTGCGGGAGCAATGTGTTTTATGAAACCGTAGATGAATTTTTAAAAGATCTCCGCGCCTGTGTACGATTAATCAAATAA
- a CDS encoding phosphoribosylanthranilate isomerase: protein MKIKICGLTNRDDLQFCQKLDIDYVGFIFHPPSPRNVSPSLVATWEQKGEKRVGVFVRQDADQVLEIMDMAGLDLAQLHGDQDEDFCLKIGPSRVIKVLWPERFSTPSELQKEMERFAPFCAYFLLDAGKYGGGHGRRMNCSFLNQIKPLKPLFLAGGLDIRILDELGESLGKKVFALDFNSGVEMRPGVKDKQKILELVQSLKGE, encoded by the coding sequence ATGAAAATTAAAATTTGCGGTTTGACCAATAGAGACGATTTGCAATTTTGTCAAAAACTCGACATAGATTATGTGGGGTTTATATTTCATCCACCCAGTCCGCGTAATGTATCTCCATCCTTGGTGGCTACGTGGGAACAAAAAGGTGAAAAGCGGGTAGGCGTGTTTGTCAGGCAAGATGCGGACCAGGTCCTGGAAATTATGGACATGGCCGGCCTGGATCTGGCCCAATTACATGGTGATCAGGATGAGGACTTTTGTCTTAAGATAGGTCCGTCACGGGTGATCAAGGTCCTTTGGCCGGAGAGATTCTCTACACCCAGTGAGTTGCAAAAAGAAATGGAGCGTTTTGCCCCTTTTTGTGCGTACTTTCTCTTGGATGCAGGGAAATATGGCGGGGGACATGGTAGGCGGATGAATTGTTCGTTTTTAAATCAGATCAAACCATTAAAGCCTCTTTTTCTGGCTGGAGGTCTGGACATCCGCATACTTGATGAGCTTGGCGAGAGCTTAGGTAAAAAAGTGTTTGCTTTGGATTTTAATTCCGGGGTGGAAATGCGGCCGGGAGTCAAAGATAAGCAAAAAATATTGGAGTTAGTGCAGTCTTTAAAAGGAGAATAG
- the typA gene encoding translational GTPase TypA, which translates to MHKSGLQNKNIRNIAIIAHVDHGKTTLVDNMFKQSGLFRQGQEVEERVMDSMDLERERGITIAAKNCSVNWKGVKINIIDTPGHADFGGEVERSLSMAEGAILLVDASEGPLPQTRFVLKKALEAGLAIIVCINKIDRKDARPGEVLDEVYDLLIDLDATEEQLEFPLLYAIGKDGVAKKSLDDPSEDLEPLFETILEEIPAPSYAPEEPFQMLVSDLSYSDYLGRLAIGKVFHGSVRSNETLVCINEHGEQIPLKVTKLQVYEGLNYKEVDQVAPGDIVVLSGIEDVKIGDTICTQESPRALPRITVDEPIVSMRFSINTSPFAGREGKYVQSRKIWERLLKETLLNVAIKVEETDDKDSFIVKGRGEFQMAILIETMRREGYELCVGRPEVIFKKVEGKLQEPMEKVFIDCEEDFMGVVTEKLSMRKGKMINLVNNGNGRVRMEFLIPARGLIGYRNEFLTDTRGTGIMNTLFAGYGDYAGPIQGRFTGALVADRQGECVAYALFNLEPRGRLFVVPGEPVYEGMIIGEHNRSNDINVNPCKSKKLTNLRASGKDEAVTLTPVMPMTLEKAIHFIKEDELVEVTPKSIRLRKAVLCARKRHVLETAAKKRAN; encoded by the coding sequence ATGCATAAATCAGGATTACAAAATAAAAATATCAGGAACATCGCAATCATTGCGCATGTAGATCACGGCAAGACTACCCTCGTTGATAACATGTTCAAACAAAGCGGGCTGTTTCGCCAAGGCCAGGAAGTCGAAGAAAGGGTCATGGACTCTATGGATCTGGAGCGCGAAAGAGGGATTACAATTGCGGCCAAAAATTGTTCTGTGAACTGGAAGGGTGTGAAGATTAATATCATTGATACTCCTGGACATGCTGATTTTGGAGGCGAAGTCGAACGTTCCCTGTCCATGGCTGAAGGGGCTATTTTACTGGTTGATGCCTCAGAAGGCCCCTTGCCTCAGACCAGATTTGTCCTGAAAAAGGCTTTGGAGGCCGGGCTGGCCATTATTGTTTGCATTAATAAAATTGATCGCAAAGATGCCAGGCCTGGAGAGGTCTTGGACGAGGTTTACGATTTGCTCATCGATCTGGATGCTACTGAAGAACAATTGGAGTTTCCTCTACTGTACGCCATTGGCAAGGATGGGGTTGCCAAGAAGAGCCTGGATGATCCAAGCGAGGATCTTGAACCATTGTTTGAAACAATCCTGGAAGAAATTCCTGCTCCTAGTTATGCTCCTGAAGAGCCATTTCAGATGCTGGTTTCTGACCTGAGCTATTCTGACTATTTGGGCCGACTAGCCATCGGCAAGGTCTTTCACGGTAGTGTCCGCTCCAATGAGACTCTGGTTTGTATCAATGAGCATGGGGAGCAAATTCCCTTAAAGGTAACAAAACTGCAGGTTTATGAGGGGCTAAATTATAAAGAAGTAGATCAGGTGGCGCCGGGTGATATCGTGGTTCTTTCCGGGATTGAAGATGTCAAGATCGGGGACACCATTTGTACTCAAGAATCACCCAGAGCGCTGCCCAGGATTACAGTGGATGAACCTATTGTGTCCATGAGGTTTAGCATAAATACCTCTCCTTTTGCCGGTCGAGAAGGCAAGTATGTCCAATCCAGGAAAATTTGGGAGCGGTTGCTCAAGGAGACCCTGCTTAATGTGGCTATTAAGGTGGAAGAGACCGACGACAAAGACAGCTTTATTGTCAAAGGCAGGGGGGAGTTTCAGATGGCCATACTTATTGAGACAATGCGCAGAGAAGGGTACGAGCTATGCGTGGGTAGGCCAGAGGTTATTTTCAAGAAAGTAGAAGGGAAACTGCAAGAGCCCATGGAAAAGGTTTTTATAGATTGCGAGGAGGACTTCATGGGCGTGGTCACCGAAAAGCTGTCCATGCGCAAGGGTAAGATGATCAACCTGGTTAATAACGGCAATGGCCGGGTGCGCATGGAGTTTTTGATCCCTGCAAGAGGTCTTATTGGGTACCGAAATGAATTTCTAACTGATACAAGAGGCACGGGCATTATGAATACCCTGTTCGCAGGGTATGGGGATTATGCCGGTCCTATCCAGGGAAGGTTTACTGGCGCGCTCGTGGCTGACCGTCAAGGTGAATGTGTGGCCTATGCCCTGTTTAACCTCGAACCCAGGGGACGGTTGTTTGTGGTCCCTGGTGAACCCGTATATGAAGGCATGATTATTGGCGAGCACAACAGGAGCAATGATATCAATGTAAATCCCTGCAAGAGCAAAAAATTGACCAACCTGCGTGCCTCCGGAAAGGACGAAGCAGTGACCCTCACCCCGGTTATGCCCATGACCTTGGAAAAGGCCATCCATTTTATCAAGGAAGACGAGCTTGTCGAGGTTACTCCAAAATCCATTCGCCTGCGAAAGGCGGTCCTTTGTGCCAGGAAACGCCATGTCCTGGAGACTGCCGCTAAGAAGCGAGCAAATTAA
- the trpA gene encoding tryptophan synthase subunit alpha codes for MSKQGLRDKINQAGAEGRKALIPFLPAGFPSMQRFWEEILMLDEHNADIIEIGVPFSDPVADGPVVEGASIKCLAQGVNLEWIFAGLKEYRPRLKAEIVLMGYFNPFLQFGIKKLLATAKEAGVSGFIVPDLPLEEVKPYLSEFKAQGLEYIPLLGLNTSVSRMEEYAELDPAFVYMVSVLGITGSKVDLNQVLIEKLKQAKEVFSCPIALGFGLKSPDQLGSIAEHIDAVVFGSALIRHIEDGGSSSDFMGQWK; via the coding sequence ATGAGTAAACAAGGACTTAGAGATAAGATAAATCAAGCGGGAGCTGAGGGGCGTAAAGCCCTGATCCCGTTTCTGCCAGCTGGTTTTCCCAGTATGCAGAGGTTCTGGGAAGAGATTTTGATGTTAGATGAGCATAATGCAGACATCATTGAGATTGGAGTTCCCTTTTCTGATCCTGTGGCTGATGGGCCGGTTGTTGAAGGGGCCTCGATTAAATGCCTTGCGCAGGGAGTAAACCTGGAGTGGATATTTGCAGGTCTTAAAGAATATAGACCTAGACTAAAGGCTGAGATTGTGCTTATGGGTTATTTTAATCCTTTTCTGCAATTTGGTATAAAAAAATTATTGGCTACGGCTAAGGAGGCAGGGGTAAGTGGCTTTATTGTCCCGGACCTCCCATTGGAAGAGGTTAAGCCATACCTTAGTGAGTTTAAAGCGCAAGGATTGGAATATATTCCCTTGCTTGGCCTAAATACTTCTGTGTCCAGAATGGAAGAGTATGCCGAGCTGGATCCGGCTTTTGTATATATGGTTTCTGTCCTTGGTATTACCGGAAGTAAGGTAGATCTTAATCAGGTGTTAATTGAAAAATTAAAACAGGCAAAAGAGGTCTTTTCCTGTCCTATCGCCCTGGGTTTTGGCTTAAAATCCCCTGATCAGCTTGGGTCTATTGCGGAACATATTGATGCCGTAGTCTTTGGTAGCGCGCTAATCAGACACATTGAAGATGGGGGAAGCAGTAGTGATTTTATGGGGCAATGGAAGTGA
- the ahbA gene encoding siroheme decarboxylase subunit alpha, producing the protein MDKIDKKILAIIQTDFPLVSRPYAKVGEMVGLTEAETLARVRALKEKGVIRRIGGNFQSRKLGWHSTLCAASVPEEKLAEFVAEVNKHPGVTHNYLRNHRQNVWFTYIGPSKEFVQQALRDITQKTGIEILNLPARKMFKIKVDFPMDKDE; encoded by the coding sequence ATGGATAAAATCGACAAAAAAATTTTAGCCATCATTCAGACGGATTTTCCTTTGGTTTCCAGGCCATATGCCAAAGTAGGCGAGATGGTGGGGCTGACTGAGGCGGAGACTTTGGCCAGGGTCAGGGCTTTAAAGGAAAAGGGAGTGATTCGGAGAATCGGAGGCAATTTTCAATCGCGTAAACTAGGTTGGCACAGCACCCTGTGCGCTGCGTCTGTCCCGGAAGAAAAGCTTGCAGAGTTTGTAGCAGAAGTAAACAAGCACCCCGGCGTGACGCATAACTACTTGCGCAACCACAGGCAGAACGTCTGGTTTACCTATATTGGTCCCTCCAAAGAATTTGTGCAGCAGGCCTTAAGGGACATTACCCAAAAGACAGGGATAGAAATTTTGAATTTGCCCGCCAGGAAGATGTTTAAGATCAAAGTGGATTTTCCCATGGACAAGGACGAATAA
- a CDS encoding ATP-binding cassette domain-containing protein: protein MTLEIILKDVDVNLGPKKILHRLNWRIESGEIHFVQGHNGSGKTTFLRLLAGHVWPTPETYNGRSYVVNGRKSHSPALVKEKIKMVCPEDYAFYAHNNLNLKVLDLVLSGINNTIYQYTRPKEEDIEKAIELLELFDLNGLKEKRFLTLSSGQAQRALIARALMGNPKLLLLDELGLNLDHKGRLKLFSILEQIVTQRSCAIVCTTHQAEEKPANIQYFWQIKNGQILAQTEQPPPKTSKPKHLSQPQKLLKSPLKEGKTPPAYAAIAIQLRNVSVQRKGEPVLKDIHFELKKGETWAILGPNGSGKSTFLRLLLGEIHPLPGGEIKWWGKSKTTLWELRQKIGFVSPELGAQLRPEMTVFELVASGLLGTIGICPELEEKEKLYVLDFLHKWEADTLAHMPIHTLSFGQARKALLLRALINNPEVLLLDEALTGLDEKERHLFLRTLIKAVNKGTNLVMTTHYPQEIQHFISKGIVLNQGRIVYQGTFKEALNAWLNQE from the coding sequence ATGACACTGGAAATTATTCTTAAAGATGTAGATGTAAATCTTGGCCCCAAAAAAATCTTGCATCGTCTTAACTGGCGCATAGAATCCGGGGAAATCCACTTTGTGCAAGGCCATAACGGATCCGGCAAAACCACTTTCTTACGACTTTTGGCCGGCCATGTCTGGCCAACTCCTGAAACGTACAATGGAAGAAGCTACGTCGTAAACGGAAGAAAGAGCCACAGCCCTGCCTTGGTCAAAGAAAAAATCAAAATGGTCTGTCCGGAAGACTATGCCTTTTACGCCCATAATAACCTGAATTTAAAGGTACTTGACCTGGTCTTGTCGGGAATAAACAATACCATTTACCAGTATACCCGCCCAAAAGAAGAGGATATCGAAAAGGCCATTGAGTTGCTGGAACTGTTTGATCTGAACGGGCTTAAGGAAAAAAGGTTTTTGACCCTGTCTTCCGGACAGGCTCAAAGGGCCTTGATTGCCAGGGCACTGATGGGGAATCCAAAACTCCTGCTTCTGGATGAACTAGGACTAAACCTGGACCACAAGGGTCGGCTAAAATTATTTTCCATCCTGGAGCAAATTGTAACGCAAAGGTCCTGCGCCATTGTCTGTACAACACACCAGGCCGAGGAAAAACCGGCAAATATCCAATATTTCTGGCAAATTAAAAATGGACAGATTTTAGCACAAACGGAGCAACCGCCACCCAAAACTTCTAAACCTAAACACCTATCTCAACCACAAAAACTTTTAAAATCACCTCTCAAAGAGGGCAAAACACCACCAGCTTACGCAGCTATCGCTATTCAACTCCGCAATGTTTCTGTACAACGAAAAGGGGAACCTGTCCTTAAGGATATTCATTTTGAGCTCAAAAAAGGAGAGACCTGGGCTATTCTTGGACCCAACGGCAGCGGCAAGAGTACATTTTTACGCCTGCTACTCGGCGAAATTCACCCACTTCCGGGCGGAGAGATAAAGTGGTGGGGAAAGAGCAAAACAACCTTGTGGGAACTGCGACAAAAAATCGGTTTTGTCTCCCCGGAACTGGGAGCCCAGCTCAGGCCAGAGATGACAGTGTTTGAATTGGTTGCTTCAGGCCTTTTAGGTACCATTGGTATCTGCCCTGAACTCGAGGAAAAAGAAAAGCTTTATGTTTTAGACTTCTTGCATAAATGGGAGGCTGACACTCTAGCCCATATGCCCATCCACACCCTTTCCTTTGGCCAGGCTCGAAAAGCCCTCCTGCTGCGGGCCTTGATAAACAACCCGGAAGTACTCCTTCTGGATGAAGCTTTAACCGGCCTGGACGAGAAAGAAAGGCATCTTTTTCTAAGAACTTTAATAAAGGCCGTAAATAAAGGCACAAACCTTGTTATGACCACCCATTATCCCCAGGAAATACAGCATTTCATTAGTAAAGGTATCGTTTTAAACCAGGGCAGAATTGTCTATCAGGGAACCTTTAAGGAAGCTTTAAATGCGTGGCTAAACCAAGAGTAA
- the ahbD gene encoding heme b synthase, producing MYPQKENQVPPLRLIAWEVTRSCNLACKHCRAEAHPEPYPGELTTEEAKALIDTFPQTGDPVIIFTGGEPLLRPDIFELVSYANDKGLRCVLAPNGTLITAENALKMKEAGIQRCSISIDGPDSLSHDSFRGVNGAFDQALRGIGYLKEAGIPFQINTTVTKKNLSQFKEIFHLAQDLGAVAWHIFLLVPTGRGAGLAEEVITAQEYEEVLNWFYDFRKKTDMHLKATCAPHYYRIMRQRAKEEGVPVTRENFGLDAMTRGCLGGIGFCFISHTGQVQPCGYLELDCGQVKQTPFPEIWAKSPQFLNLRNPECYEGKCGICEYHRVCGGCRARAHTIYGNYLAEEPLCTYKPRRLG from the coding sequence ATGTATCCACAAAAAGAGAATCAAGTGCCTCCATTGAGGTTGATTGCCTGGGAGGTTACCAGGTCTTGCAATTTGGCCTGTAAACATTGCCGGGCTGAGGCTCATCCAGAGCCTTACCCGGGAGAGTTGACTACGGAAGAGGCCAAGGCTCTTATTGATACATTTCCCCAAACCGGAGATCCGGTGATTATTTTTACTGGCGGAGAACCACTGCTTCGACCGGATATCTTTGAGCTTGTTTCCTACGCCAATGACAAGGGCCTTCGCTGCGTTCTGGCTCCAAACGGGACATTGATAACGGCAGAAAACGCCCTCAAGATGAAGGAAGCAGGCATACAAAGATGCAGCATTTCCATTGATGGTCCTGACAGCTTAAGCCATGATAGTTTTCGTGGCGTAAACGGGGCCTTTGATCAGGCCTTAAGGGGGATCGGCTACTTAAAGGAAGCCGGTATTCCTTTTCAGATCAACACTACCGTGACCAAGAAAAATTTGAGCCAGTTCAAAGAAATTTTTCATCTGGCTCAGGACCTGGGCGCTGTAGCATGGCACATCTTTTTGCTTGTACCAACGGGTCGGGGTGCAGGCCTTGCGGAAGAGGTTATCACTGCCCAAGAGTATGAAGAAGTACTCAACTGGTTTTATGATTTTCGCAAGAAAACCGATATGCATCTAAAGGCTACTTGTGCTCCGCATTATTACCGGATTATGCGTCAAAGGGCCAAGGAAGAAGGAGTGCCTGTAACCAGAGAAAACTTCGGCCTTGATGCCATGACGCGGGGTTGTCTTGGCGGCATCGGTTTTTGCTTTATTTCGCACACTGGCCAGGTTCAGCCTTGTGGTTACTTAGAACTCGATTGCGGCCAGGTGAAACAGACTCCATTTCCTGAGATTTGGGCCAAAAGCCCTCAGTTTTTAAACTTACGCAATCCAGAGTGCTACGAGGGAAAGTGCGGAATTTGTGAGTATCACCGTGTTTGTGGTGGTTGCAGGGCCAGGGCCCATACCATTTATGGCAATTATCTGGCTGAAGAGCCATTATGTACCTACAAGCCCAGGAGGCTTGGTTAA
- a CDS encoding universal stress protein — protein MDMKKILIAIDGSENSMRAVSYVGSIVGNCPGFRIKLLYIERLPSRDFFADEETWLEECKKQKETMQEFLHKSQDLLISKGILEENISREYIESCQSPTASRFKCSQGTSIAQDILDTQKREGWETVVIGRRGVSKTDEFLFGSVSNKIVHAARSCTVWVVQ, from the coding sequence ATGGACATGAAAAAAATTCTCATTGCCATTGATGGCTCGGAAAATTCCATGCGTGCTGTATCCTATGTAGGATCGATCGTAGGGAATTGCCCGGGATTTCGGATCAAACTGCTCTATATCGAACGATTGCCATCCCGAGATTTCTTTGCAGACGAAGAAACATGGCTCGAAGAATGCAAAAAGCAGAAAGAAACCATGCAGGAGTTCTTGCATAAAAGCCAAGACCTGCTGATATCCAAAGGCATTCTGGAAGAAAATATATCCAGGGAGTACATCGAGAGTTGCCAATCCCCCACTGCCTCCAGGTTTAAGTGCAGCCAGGGGACGAGCATCGCCCAGGATATCCTTGACACGCAAAAAAGAGAAGGCTGGGAAACGGTGGTTATCGGCAGAAGAGGAGTTTCAAAAACAGATGAATTTTTATTTGGCAGCGTATCCAACAAAATCGTTCACGCTGCCAGAAGCTGCACCGTCTGGGTTGTACAATAA
- the glnA gene encoding type I glutamate--ammonia ligase yields MADTPIFNCKNADDVVKAVKEYDVSFIQFWFVDVLGTLKSFQITPAELEAAFEEGMGFDGSSIQGFTRIHESDMVAYPDPTTFQFVTWRPSEKPVARMFCDIKNPDGSAYEGDSRYVLKRMLAKAAEKGYTFYVGPELEFFVFESPESPKILDTGGYFDAPPLDLGNDIRRDIVFALNNMGIQVEYSHHEVAPSQHEIDLRYQEALKMADTAVTYRVVVKEVARKHGCYATFMPKPLFGENGSGMHVHQSLFKNGKNAFFDAKEEFGLSADCKKYIAGILKHAKEITAVCNQWVNSYKRLVPGYEAPVYIAWAQRNRSALVRVPMYKPGKEAATRIELRSPDPACNPYLAFAVMLAAGLKGIEENYELASPVEENIFDMDEKKQAEYGIESLPGSLGEAIAALEKSEVIKEALGEHIFNEFIANKKMEWDDYRTQVTEFEIKKYMPFL; encoded by the coding sequence ATGGCTGATACCCCTATCTTCAATTGTAAGAATGCAGACGATGTAGTCAAGGCTGTTAAAGAGTATGATGTCAGTTTTATTCAATTTTGGTTTGTGGATGTACTCGGAACCTTGAAGAGCTTCCAGATTACTCCGGCTGAACTTGAAGCTGCTTTTGAGGAAGGAATGGGCTTTGATGGTTCATCCATTCAAGGTTTTACCCGCATTCATGAAAGTGACATGGTCGCTTATCCTGATCCTACCACATTTCAGTTTGTTACCTGGCGGCCATCAGAAAAACCAGTGGCCCGCATGTTTTGCGACATCAAGAACCCAGATGGCTCAGCATATGAAGGCGATAGCCGCTATGTTTTAAAGCGTATGCTCGCCAAGGCTGCTGAAAAGGGTTATACTTTTTATGTAGGCCCAGAATTGGAATTCTTTGTATTTGAAAGCCCGGAAAGTCCTAAGATTTTAGACACTGGCGGATACTTTGATGCTCCTCCGCTAGATTTGGGTAATGATATCCGCAGGGATATTGTCTTTGCCCTGAATAATATGGGTATCCAGGTTGAATACAGCCACCATGAAGTGGCCCCTAGCCAGCATGAAATCGACTTGCGCTATCAAGAAGCCCTGAAAATGGCTGATACTGCTGTTACTTATCGAGTCGTAGTCAAGGAAGTGGCCCGCAAGCACGGCTGTTATGCTACCTTTATGCCCAAGCCTTTGTTTGGTGAAAATGGTAGTGGTATGCATGTTCACCAGTCTTTGTTCAAGAACGGCAAGAATGCTTTTTTTGATGCTAAAGAAGAGTTCGGCTTAAGTGCTGATTGTAAGAAATACATTGCTGGTATTTTAAAGCATGCCAAGGAAATCACCGCAGTGTGCAACCAGTGGGTCAACTCCTATAAGCGTCTGGTTCCCGGTTATGAAGCTCCTGTGTACATAGCCTGGGCTCAGAGAAACAGGTCTGCCCTGGTCAGAGTACCTATGTACAAACCAGGCAAAGAGGCAGCAACACGTATTGAACTTCGTTCTCCAGACCCAGCATGTAACCCATATCTGGCTTTTGCCGTAATGCTCGCTGCCGGTCTGAAAGGTATCGAAGAAAACTATGAGTTGGCTTCTCCTGTTGAGGAAAACATCTTTGATATGGATGAGAAAAAACAGGCCGAATACGGCATTGAGAGCCTGCCTGGCAGCCTTGGCGAAGCCATTGCAGCACTGGAAAAGAGCGAGGTTATCAAAGAGGCTTTAGGCGAGCATATCTTCAATGAATTTATCGCCAACAAAAAGATGGAATGGGATGACTATCGCACTCAAGTGACCGAGTTCGAGATCAAGAAATACATGCCGTTTCTGTAG
- the trpB gene encoding tryptophan synthase subunit beta, with protein sequence MRKGYFGSFGGQFVPELLIPPLKELEQAMDKFLAHSDFLQELKGILADYVGRPTPLYYCKNLSRELGFHLWLKREDLAHTGAHKINNTIGQALLAKYMGKTSLVAETGAGQHGVATATAAAMLGLECIVFMGAKDVERQAINVRRMELLGAKVEAVQSGTKTLKDAINAALRYWISHQQTTHYCLGSVVGPHPFPLLVRELQSVIGQEAKEQIKEKTGRLPKIIVACVGGGSNAMGIFYPFYPDKEVELVGVEAGGSGKPGSYHSATLNKGTAGVLHGTHTYLLQTGEGQILPSHSIAPGLDYPGVGPEHSYFKDSGRARYEVVYDHQALEAFYALSQKEGIIPALESSHAVAYALELKGKLNSDDHVVVNLSGRGDKDLGIVFGLENS encoded by the coding sequence ATGAGAAAAGGTTACTTTGGTTCATTTGGCGGGCAGTTTGTGCCTGAACTTTTAATCCCACCTCTTAAAGAGTTGGAACAGGCCATGGATAAATTCTTGGCGCACAGTGATTTTTTGCAGGAATTAAAAGGCATTCTTGCTGATTATGTGGGTCGGCCAACTCCTCTTTATTATTGTAAAAACTTGTCTCGTGAGCTTGGCTTTCATCTGTGGCTGAAAAGAGAGGATCTAGCCCACACCGGCGCGCATAAAATCAATAATACCATTGGCCAGGCCCTTTTGGCTAAATATATGGGCAAGACAAGCCTTGTGGCTGAAACCGGCGCCGGTCAGCACGGTGTGGCTACAGCCACGGCAGCGGCCATGCTTGGGCTTGAGTGCATAGTCTTTATGGGCGCCAAGGATGTAGAGCGTCAGGCAATAAATGTCAGACGGATGGAGCTTTTGGGCGCTAAAGTGGAAGCTGTTCAAAGCGGGACCAAGACCTTGAAAGACGCCATTAATGCCGCGTTAAGGTATTGGATTTCTCACCAGCAAACGACCCATTATTGTCTTGGTTCGGTTGTTGGACCACACCCCTTCCCACTTCTGGTGCGCGAGTTGCAGTCGGTTATTGGCCAGGAAGCAAAAGAGCAAATCAAGGAGAAAACAGGCAGGTTGCCAAAAATTATAGTCGCCTGTGTCGGCGGAGGCTCCAATGCAATGGGCATATTTTATCCTTTTTATCCCGACAAGGAAGTGGAACTCGTTGGAGTTGAGGCCGGAGGGAGCGGGAAGCCGGGAAGTTATCATTCCGCTACGTTAAATAAGGGCACTGCCGGAGTACTGCACGGTACTCATACCTACCTTTTGCAGACTGGTGAAGGTCAAATCCTACCTTCCCATTCCATAGCCCCGGGGTTGGACTATCCGGGAGTTGGTCCGGAACATAGTTATTTCAAAGATAGTGGCCGGGCCAGGTATGAAGTTGTTTATGATCACCAGGCCCTGGAGGCCTTTTATGCCCTTTCCCAAAAAGAGGGCATTATCCCCGCACTGGAGAGCAGTCATGCCGTGGCCTATGCTCTTGAGTTAAAGGGGAAATTAAATAGTGATGACCACGTGGTGGTCAACCTGTCCGGTCGGGGGGATAAGGATCTGGGCATAGTTTTTGGTCTGGAGAATAGTTGA